Proteins encoded within one genomic window of Microbacterium soli:
- a CDS encoding glycine betaine ABC transporter substrate-binding protein, giving the protein MKTKRILSAVALGSVAALALAGCAGGGNDPSGDAPEAPASKDITIGVFNGWPEGEVASYVWKLALEDKGYNVDLQYADAGPVFSGVADGTYDIALDGWLPFTHADYFEEFGDDIVDLGAWNEDALLTIAVNADAPIDSLTELADHADEFDNRLIGIEPGAGLTAATQDNTIPTYGLEGMDFITSSTPAMLAELQSKLEAGENVVVTLWRPHWAYDAFDIKDLDDPEKTLGEAESIHTIVSSTFADEFPEVNEWLSGFTMDSDVLFELENVMYNSGEEDISDYTDIVRAWMDENTDWVDGLTS; this is encoded by the coding sequence ATGAAGACGAAGAGGATCCTGAGCGCCGTCGCGCTCGGCTCCGTCGCCGCGCTGGCCCTGGCGGGCTGCGCAGGCGGTGGCAACGACCCCTCCGGCGACGCTCCCGAGGCTCCGGCGTCGAAGGACATCACGATCGGGGTGTTCAACGGCTGGCCCGAGGGCGAGGTCGCCTCCTACGTGTGGAAGCTCGCTCTGGAGGACAAGGGCTACAACGTCGACCTGCAGTACGCGGATGCGGGTCCGGTGTTCTCCGGCGTCGCCGACGGCACGTACGACATCGCGCTGGACGGCTGGCTGCCGTTCACGCACGCGGACTACTTCGAGGAGTTCGGTGACGACATCGTCGACCTCGGCGCCTGGAACGAGGACGCCCTGCTGACGATCGCCGTCAACGCGGATGCCCCGATCGACTCGCTCACCGAGCTGGCCGACCACGCCGACGAGTTCGACAACCGCCTCATCGGCATCGAGCCCGGCGCGGGCCTGACCGCGGCGACGCAGGACAACACCATCCCGACCTACGGTCTGGAGGGGATGGACTTCATCACCTCGTCGACGCCGGCGATGCTCGCCGAGCTGCAGTCCAAGCTGGAGGCGGGCGAGAACGTGGTCGTCACGCTGTGGCGTCCGCACTGGGCCTACGATGCCTTCGACATCAAGGACCTGGACGACCCGGAGAAGACCCTGGGCGAGGCCGAGTCGATCCACACCATCGTCAGCAGCACCTTCGCCGACGAGTTCCCCGAGGTCAACGAGTGGCTGAGCGGGTTCACCATGGACTCCGACGTGCTGTTCGAGCTGGAGAACGTGATGTACAACTCCGGCGAGGAGGACATCTCCGATTACACCGACATCGTCCGCGCCTGGATGGACGAGAACACGGACTGGGTCGACGGTCTGACCTCCTGA
- a CDS encoding proline/glycine betaine ABC transporter permease — translation MLEWIADGARIPLGKWVKEFISFLQDYVGWLFDFFAMLFDGIYQAMGWVFTEPPAWAIIIVLAAVSYFAKGWRLAVGTVVGLVLIIMVNQWENAMLTLALTLVAVVIATVIAIPVGIWAARSRAVSNIVRPILDFLQTMPAFVYLLPAIFLFSVGPVPGIFATIMFAVAPGVRLTELGIRGVDEEVVEAGNAFGATPGRILRQIQLPLAMPSIMAGVNQVIMLSLSMSVIASMVGAPGLGRPIIQALSSVNIPLGFEAGLAVVIIAMVLDRITSGFGQSRRARHAGNGGAPGEHSQETDAAEQASVSE, via the coding sequence ATGCTCGAGTGGATCGCAGACGGTGCCCGCATCCCGCTGGGGAAGTGGGTCAAGGAGTTCATCAGCTTCCTGCAGGATTACGTCGGCTGGCTCTTCGACTTCTTCGCGATGCTGTTCGACGGCATCTACCAGGCGATGGGCTGGGTGTTCACCGAGCCGCCGGCGTGGGCCATCATCATCGTGCTGGCCGCGGTCTCGTACTTCGCCAAGGGATGGCGGCTCGCGGTGGGCACGGTGGTCGGACTGGTGCTGATCATCATGGTGAATCAGTGGGAGAACGCGATGCTCACCCTCGCGCTGACGCTGGTCGCCGTGGTCATCGCCACGGTGATCGCCATCCCCGTGGGCATCTGGGCGGCGCGCTCGCGCGCGGTGTCGAACATCGTGCGTCCGATCCTGGACTTCCTGCAGACGATGCCGGCCTTCGTGTACCTGCTGCCGGCGATCTTCCTGTTCAGCGTCGGGCCGGTGCCCGGCATCTTCGCGACGATCATGTTCGCCGTCGCCCCGGGTGTGCGGCTCACCGAACTCGGCATCCGCGGCGTCGACGAGGAGGTCGTCGAGGCCGGCAACGCGTTCGGCGCCACCCCGGGCCGCATCCTGCGGCAGATCCAGCTCCCGCTGGCGATGCCGTCGATCATGGCCGGCGTCAACCAGGTGATCATGCTCTCGCTGTCGATGTCGGTCATCGCCAGCATGGTCGGGGCACCGGGCCTCGGCCGCCCCATCATCCAGGCGCTGAGCTCGGTCAACATCCCGCTCGGTTTCGAGGCCGGGCTCGCGGTGGTCATCATCGCGATGGTCCTCGACCGCATCACGAGCGGGTTCGGACAGTCCCGCAGGGCGCGGCACGCCGGGAACGGCGGCGCTCCCGGGGAGCACTCGCAGGAGACGGATGCCGCCGAGCAGGCCTCGGTGAGTGAATAG
- a CDS encoding MFS transporter, whose translation MSQTAARRGLTPRQRRMVAGGSIGTLMEYYDYYLYGLASAAVFPAVFFSSDDPLVAQLSSFATFAVGFLLRPLGGVIWGIVGDRVGRKAVLMITVVGMGIATTGIGLIPPDHRIGIAAPLLLLLCRMFQGFFVGGEMGGAATMVVENAPTGKHGLYGAFLISGAGIANVVSGGLMAALGLTPGSWFIEWGWRIPFVFSIVLAVIAVVLRSKLEESEEFVQTQTLQVAATGRKANPLIEVFRHPKNTIMGILIGLPQSIAGYVILTYGLGFMVSNKHLPAWMGFAGTMIVGLLQIVVAPLWGHISDRIGRRTVYIIGCLGFAAMVYPAFALFSTGNMWLIWLGQILGFVVFGVAMQATLSTMLVEMFDAEARTTGVNIGYQFSNTLGGGFAPLICTALVAAAGGAFWPVVAYSAVIAIVGVIATLVASIRPDVEGAGRLHELAGTGAR comes from the coding sequence ATGTCCCAGACCGCGGCCCGACGAGGCCTGACACCCCGGCAGCGCCGGATGGTGGCAGGCGGTTCCATCGGCACGCTGATGGAGTACTACGACTACTACCTGTACGGGCTCGCCTCGGCGGCCGTCTTCCCCGCGGTCTTCTTCTCCAGCGACGACCCACTGGTGGCGCAGCTGTCCTCGTTCGCCACGTTCGCGGTCGGCTTCCTGCTGCGCCCGCTCGGCGGCGTCATCTGGGGCATCGTCGGCGATCGCGTCGGGCGCAAGGCGGTGCTGATGATCACCGTCGTCGGAATGGGCATCGCCACCACGGGCATCGGGCTCATCCCGCCGGACCACCGGATCGGCATCGCCGCGCCGCTCCTGCTGCTGCTGTGCCGCATGTTCCAGGGCTTCTTCGTCGGCGGCGAGATGGGCGGGGCGGCGACGATGGTCGTCGAGAACGCGCCGACCGGCAAGCACGGTCTGTACGGGGCGTTCCTGATCTCGGGCGCCGGCATCGCCAACGTCGTCTCGGGCGGACTGATGGCCGCGCTGGGACTCACCCCCGGCTCGTGGTTCATCGAGTGGGGGTGGCGCATCCCCTTCGTCTTCTCGATCGTCCTGGCCGTCATCGCGGTCGTGCTGAGGAGCAAGCTCGAGGAGTCCGAAGAGTTCGTCCAGACCCAGACCCTGCAGGTCGCCGCCACGGGCAGGAAGGCCAATCCGCTCATCGAGGTGTTCCGGCACCCGAAGAACACGATCATGGGCATCCTCATCGGCCTTCCGCAGTCCATCGCGGGCTACGTCATCCTCACCTACGGGCTCGGGTTCATGGTGTCGAACAAGCACCTGCCCGCGTGGATGGGCTTCGCGGGCACGATGATCGTGGGTCTGCTGCAGATCGTCGTCGCGCCGCTGTGGGGCCACATCTCCGATCGCATCGGCCGTCGCACGGTCTACATCATCGGATGCCTCGGCTTCGCCGCCATGGTCTACCCGGCGTTCGCGCTGTTCAGCACCGGAAACATGTGGCTGATCTGGCTCGGTCAGATCCTCGGCTTCGTCGTGTTCGGTGTGGCCATGCAGGCGACGCTGTCGACGATGCTCGTGGAGATGTTCGACGCGGAGGCGCGGACGACTGGCGTGAACATCGGGTACCAGTTCTCCAACACCCTCGGCGGCGGATTCGCACCGCTGATCTGCACGGCCCTGGTCGCTGCCGCCGGTGGGGCGTTCTGGCCGGTCGTGGCGTACTCGGCGGTCATCGCGATCGTGGGAGTGATCGCCACGCTCGTGGCATCCATCCGCCCCGATGTGGAGGGCGCGGGCCGTCTGCACGAGCTCGCCGGCACCGGCGCCCGCTGA
- a CDS encoding Lrp/AsnC family transcriptional regulator: MAASDSSTSRRAAMTDAGLDAVDRTILSELSRNGRLSNTELAARAGIAESTCLKRVRALQANGVIVGFHAEISPAAIGLHLEALITIRLHAHARGDLRRFQAYVEELPATQRVYFLAGDRDFLVHVAVPDAAALRELVSDTLSLRPEVASTSTSLIFAHAAGSRGI, translated from the coding sequence ATGGCGGCATCCGATTCTTCGACGTCCCGTCGCGCGGCGATGACGGATGCCGGGCTGGACGCCGTCGATCGCACGATCCTCTCCGAGCTCAGCCGCAACGGCCGGCTGTCGAACACCGAGCTCGCGGCGCGTGCCGGGATCGCAGAATCCACGTGTCTGAAGCGCGTGCGCGCGCTGCAGGCGAACGGCGTCATCGTCGGGTTCCACGCCGAGATCTCGCCCGCCGCGATCGGACTGCACCTCGAGGCGCTCATCACGATCCGTCTGCATGCGCACGCCCGCGGCGACCTGCGCCGCTTCCAGGCGTACGTCGAGGAGCTGCCGGCCACGCAGCGGGTGTACTTCCTCGCGGGCGATCGGGACTTCCTCGTGCATGTCGCGGTTCCCGACGCCGCGGCGCTGCGCGAGCTGGTCTCGGACACTCTCAGCCTGCGCCCCGAGGTCGCCTCCACCTCCACGAGCCTCATCTTCGCCCACGCCGCGGGCTCTCGCGGCATCTGA
- a CDS encoding class I SAM-dependent methyltransferase yields MPFDVSRLRRFPDVEAPNLQAWDATDELLVREGLNAGIPGDRTVVIGDGYGAITLALADAGMHGIRVHQDLVTGRRALVRNAVALGLVPGSEPEPQERRVAARHAGEAVGAPTEGTDAGPFASHELGPDLLAGARLVLLQLPKGLDELAEIADAVARWAEPDVVLIAGGRVKHMTLAQNEVLSRHFAAVQAHRGERKSRLITASGALPVPADPPFPVTRTRDGLTLCAFGGVFAGARVDIGTRVLLDAVPDMPARGRVVDLGCGTGVLAAAFALRHPDAVLVATDRSAAAVRSARATMAANGLTARVTVTLDDAGSALPGASVDLVLLNPPFHLGTSVHSRAGERLILAAARLLRPGGEVWTVFNSHLDHRRALSRHVGPTKQVSRTPKFTVTRSVRRG; encoded by the coding sequence GTGCCCTTCGACGTCAGCCGCCTGCGGCGGTTCCCGGATGTCGAGGCCCCGAACCTGCAGGCCTGGGACGCCACCGACGAGCTGCTCGTGCGGGAGGGGTTGAACGCGGGGATTCCCGGGGACCGCACGGTCGTGATCGGCGACGGGTACGGGGCGATCACGCTGGCCCTGGCGGATGCCGGGATGCACGGCATCCGTGTGCATCAGGACCTCGTGACGGGACGCCGTGCCCTCGTGCGCAACGCCGTCGCGCTCGGGCTGGTACCAGGGTCGGAGCCGGAGCCGCAGGAACGGCGTGTCGCGGCTCGACACGCCGGCGAGGCGGTCGGGGCTCCGACCGAGGGCACGGATGCCGGGCCGTTCGCCTCCCATGAGCTCGGCCCGGATCTCCTGGCCGGTGCGCGCCTCGTGCTGCTGCAGCTGCCGAAGGGTCTGGACGAGCTGGCGGAGATCGCCGATGCCGTCGCGCGCTGGGCGGAGCCCGACGTCGTCCTCATCGCCGGCGGGCGGGTCAAGCACATGACCCTCGCTCAGAACGAGGTGCTCTCCCGTCACTTCGCCGCCGTGCAGGCGCACCGCGGCGAGCGGAAGTCACGGCTCATCACGGCATCCGGGGCCCTCCCCGTGCCCGCCGACCCGCCGTTCCCCGTCACCCGGACCCGCGACGGGCTGACCCTGTGCGCCTTCGGCGGCGTGTTCGCCGGTGCGCGGGTGGACATCGGCACGCGCGTGCTGCTGGACGCCGTGCCCGACATGCCGGCCCGCGGCCGCGTCGTCGATCTGGGCTGCGGGACGGGCGTGCTCGCCGCGGCGTTCGCTCTGCGGCATCCGGACGCCGTGCTCGTCGCGACCGATCGCTCCGCCGCCGCGGTGAGGTCGGCCCGGGCGACCATGGCGGCCAACGGCCTCACCGCCCGCGTCACCGTGACCCTCGATGACGCGGGCTCGGCGCTGCCGGGTGCATCCGTCGACCTCGTGCTGCTGAACCCGCCGTTCCATCTCGGCACGAGCGTCCACTCGCGCGCCGGCGAGCGGCTCATCCTGGCCGCGGCGAGGCTGCTGCGGCCCGGTGGCGAGGTGTGGACGGTGTTCAACTCGCACCTGGATCACCGCAGGGCTCTCAGCCGCCATGTCGGACCCACGAAGCAGGTGTCGCGCACGCCGAAGTTCACCGTCACCCGCAGTGTCAGACGGGGCTGA
- a CDS encoding MFS transporter: protein MTSIWSNRRYVSWLVSDTAKGVSSGLFGFAVPLLALIITDDPVQAGVIGAVGMGTRVALMLFGGVLADRHRRVTLMVLGAVIGVVLSAAFTLLALGDALTFGTLLTVDALLAARTALLDVAGESLLKDIVAPETMGRAQAANRARDAALELAGGPVGGTLLAIGGWLIGVVMTACHLVSAVAAWLIPRLRGPVATDAPAAPRPPVDGAAPRTHALREIRDGLSWLFSRTDLRGVLFISTIINLGINTATTTVIYALQQDGYSPAVIGWVGAAMGAGMLLGALFAGWAVSRIGAGVIMLITLVVLTAGAGALALVHSPVAIVAVFLPAALLLAPVNAALGGYQMVATPTELIGRVSSASGVFALGAMPLAPLIAGFGLAHLGRGGAILIGAGLCAAAALLGAGNRGLRSLPAESGWAEHAAQFEVAAPSASVS, encoded by the coding sequence ATGACCTCGATCTGGAGCAACCGCCGCTACGTCTCCTGGCTCGTCAGCGACACCGCCAAGGGCGTCTCGAGCGGGCTGTTCGGGTTCGCCGTGCCGCTGCTCGCCCTGATCATCACCGACGACCCGGTCCAGGCAGGCGTGATCGGCGCCGTCGGGATGGGCACCCGGGTCGCGCTCATGCTCTTCGGCGGTGTGCTCGCCGACCGTCACCGACGCGTGACCCTCATGGTCCTCGGAGCCGTGATCGGCGTCGTGCTCTCCGCCGCCTTCACCCTGCTCGCCCTCGGCGATGCGCTGACCTTCGGCACGCTGCTCACGGTCGACGCCCTGCTGGCGGCGCGCACCGCACTGCTGGACGTGGCAGGGGAGAGCCTGCTGAAGGACATCGTCGCGCCCGAGACCATGGGACGGGCGCAGGCGGCGAACCGCGCGCGGGATGCGGCGCTCGAGCTGGCCGGCGGCCCGGTCGGCGGCACGCTGCTGGCCATCGGCGGCTGGCTCATCGGCGTGGTGATGACGGCCTGTCACCTCGTCTCCGCCGTCGCCGCCTGGCTCATCCCCCGGCTGCGCGGACCGGTCGCCACGGATGCACCGGCCGCACCGCGTCCTCCTGTCGACGGCGCGGCGCCGCGCACGCACGCCCTCCGGGAGATCCGCGACGGCCTGTCCTGGCTGTTCTCCCGCACCGACCTGCGCGGGGTGCTGTTCATCAGCACCATCATCAACCTCGGCATCAACACGGCCACGACGACGGTGATCTACGCGCTGCAGCAGGACGGATACTCCCCCGCCGTGATCGGCTGGGTGGGCGCGGCGATGGGAGCCGGGATGCTGCTCGGCGCGCTGTTCGCCGGATGGGCGGTGTCGCGGATCGGGGCCGGCGTGATCATGCTCATCACGCTGGTCGTGCTCACCGCGGGCGCCGGTGCGCTCGCCCTCGTGCACAGCCCGGTGGCGATCGTGGCGGTGTTCCTCCCCGCGGCGCTGCTGCTCGCCCCGGTCAACGCCGCACTCGGCGGATATCAGATGGTGGCGACGCCCACCGAGCTCATCGGCCGTGTCAGCAGCGCCTCGGGCGTCTTCGCCCTGGGGGCGATGCCGCTGGCGCCGCTCATCGCCGGGTTCGGCCTCGCTCACCTGGGGCGCGGCGGGGCGATCCTCATCGGCGCGGGCCTCTGCGCAGCGGCGGCACTGCTGGGCGCGGGAAACCGCGGGCTGCGCTCGCTGCCCGCCGAGTCCGGCTGGGCGGAGCACGCCGCGCAGTTCGAGGTCGCCGCGCCCTCGGCATCCGTCTCCTGA
- a CDS encoding helix-turn-helix transcriptional regulator — translation MRTRTAMENAAAALAEDTTRQTYESAEEVLRLYRPVMRALATAAGPSVEVVLHNLDSSDVDLDHTIMAIENGHVTGRSVGGPSTSLGLDVLKDRRGNHDAFGYRAFTSDGRELRSSSVYFHNAAGDIIASLCINVDLSPIQHARNMLEALLPVAPVSAENAPQEHFGSDLLSVMDQMITEAIAEIGRPVAQMSRDDKIAVLEKLDQRGVTQMRKSIETIAKRLRVSRVTAYAYLDEARS, via the coding sequence ATGAGGACACGAACGGCCATGGAGAACGCGGCAGCCGCGCTGGCGGAGGACACCACTCGCCAGACCTACGAGAGCGCCGAGGAGGTGCTGCGCCTGTACCGTCCGGTGATGCGCGCGCTGGCGACCGCGGCCGGCCCTTCCGTCGAGGTCGTGCTGCACAATCTCGACAGCAGCGACGTCGACCTGGACCACACGATCATGGCGATCGAGAACGGCCATGTCACGGGCCGCTCGGTCGGCGGGCCCTCGACGTCGCTGGGCCTGGACGTGCTCAAGGACAGGCGGGGGAACCACGATGCGTTCGGCTACCGTGCGTTCACCAGCGACGGACGCGAGCTGCGCAGCTCATCGGTGTACTTCCACAACGCGGCGGGCGACATCATCGCCTCGCTGTGCATCAACGTCGACCTCAGCCCGATCCAGCACGCCCGCAACATGCTCGAAGCGCTGCTGCCGGTCGCGCCGGTGAGCGCCGAGAACGCCCCGCAGGAGCACTTCGGCTCCGACCTGCTCTCGGTGATGGACCAGATGATCACCGAGGCCATCGCCGAGATCGGTCGCCCCGTCGCGCAGATGTCGCGCGACGACAAGATCGCGGTGCTCGAGAAGCTCGACCAGCGAGGCGTCACGCAGATGCGCAAGTCGATCGAGACCATCGCGAAGCGGCTGCGCGTGTCACGGGTGACCGCCTACGCCTATCTCGACGAGGCGCGCAGCTGA
- a CDS encoding rhodanese-like domain-containing protein encodes MASTAEIAARLAHVDARLGYEIDVVAASHAVAAGSAVLVDTRKQTSWDHGHIAGALHLPVSALETGIPALPRDRTLIVYGWGPGCNGAASTARVLLAAGLDTRELLGGYEYWVRNGFPTESEGRITRSAPDPLVTAEV; translated from the coding sequence ATGGCCTCGACTGCTGAGATCGCCGCGCGGCTCGCGCACGTCGACGCCCGCCTGGGCTACGAGATCGACGTGGTCGCCGCTTCGCACGCGGTCGCCGCGGGCTCCGCAGTGCTCGTCGACACCCGGAAGCAGACGTCGTGGGACCACGGTCACATCGCCGGAGCCCTACACCTGCCCGTGTCCGCACTCGAGACGGGCATCCCCGCCCTCCCCCGCGACCGCACCCTCATCGTCTACGGGTGGGGGCCGGGATGCAACGGCGCGGCCTCCACGGCGCGGGTGCTGCTGGCCGCCGGCCTGGACACCCGCGAGCTGCTCGGCGGGTACGAGTACTGGGTGCGCAACGGGTTCCCGACCGAATCCGAGGGTCGGATCACCCGGAGCGCACCGGACCCTCTGGTCACCGCCGAGGTCTGA
- a CDS encoding FAD-binding oxidoreductase gives MTRTIVVGAGMVGLATAWHLQERGVEVTVIDRVGVAAGSSWGNAGWLTPGKAIPLADTGLWTYGPRALLDPDAALHVPFRVDTGLWSFLARFAAHGTNRAWDRTMAALTPIDKMALECYDELIDGGVKSWTREGPFVIGFRKEADSRGFLHEIEGVIRHGQDVPFERLDDPGELAPVLSDAVTHVYRLEGQRFFEPAPFVEALGDAVVARGGELRTGFEVTDVSSTRRPVVTLSNGEHLVADSVVIATGAWMPKLARRLGVRTRVQAGRGYSFTVATQKPQEHPVYLPTQRIACTPYQGRFRIAGTMEFRGPDEPFQARRVQAIVAQARELFQGVDLDDRQDEWVGSRPVTPDGLPLIGATRAPNVYVAGGHGMWGIVLGPATGKLLAEQITTGRIDSVLEPFDPLR, from the coding sequence ATGACGCGCACGATCGTCGTCGGAGCCGGGATGGTTGGGCTCGCAACGGCATGGCACCTGCAGGAGCGGGGCGTCGAGGTGACGGTCATCGACCGGGTCGGCGTGGCCGCCGGGTCGTCGTGGGGCAACGCCGGATGGCTGACCCCGGGCAAGGCCATCCCCCTGGCGGACACCGGCCTGTGGACGTACGGTCCGCGGGCGCTGCTGGACCCGGATGCCGCACTGCACGTCCCGTTCCGCGTGGACACCGGCCTGTGGTCGTTCCTCGCCCGGTTCGCCGCGCACGGCACCAACCGGGCCTGGGATCGCACGATGGCGGCGCTCACCCCCATCGACAAGATGGCGCTGGAGTGCTACGACGAGCTCATCGACGGCGGTGTGAAGTCGTGGACCCGGGAGGGCCCGTTCGTGATCGGCTTCAGGAAGGAGGCCGACTCGAGGGGCTTCCTGCACGAGATCGAGGGGGTGATCCGGCACGGCCAGGACGTGCCGTTCGAGCGGCTGGACGACCCCGGCGAGCTCGCCCCGGTGCTCTCGGACGCCGTCACGCACGTCTACCGGCTGGAGGGGCAGCGGTTCTTCGAGCCCGCCCCGTTCGTCGAGGCCCTCGGCGACGCCGTCGTCGCGCGCGGCGGCGAGCTGCGCACGGGCTTCGAGGTGACGGATGTGTCCTCCACCCGTCGACCCGTCGTCACCCTGTCGAACGGGGAGCACCTGGTGGCCGACTCCGTCGTCATCGCCACCGGTGCCTGGATGCCGAAGCTCGCGCGCCGGCTCGGCGTGCGCACCCGGGTGCAGGCCGGCCGCGGGTACTCGTTCACGGTTGCGACGCAGAAGCCGCAGGAGCACCCCGTGTACCTGCCCACGCAGCGCATCGCGTGCACGCCGTACCAGGGGCGGTTCCGCATCGCCGGGACCATGGAGTTCCGCGGGCCCGACGAGCCGTTCCAGGCGCGGCGGGTGCAGGCGATCGTCGCCCAGGCGCGGGAGCTGTTCCAGGGCGTCGACCTGGACGACCGTCAGGACGAGTGGGTGGGCTCGCGCCCGGTCACGCCCGACGGACTGCCGCTGATCGGCGCCACCCGTGCGCCCAACGTGTACGTGGCGGGCGGTCACGGCATGTGGGGGATCGTGCTGGGGCCGGCGACGGGCAAGCTGCTCGCCGAGCAGATCACGACCGGCCGCATCGACTCCGTGCTCGAACCCTTCGACCCGCTGCGCTGA
- a CDS encoding glycine betaine/L-proline ABC transporter ATP-binding protein: protein MSEIALEAHNLYKVFGRNPQQAVKRLKAGETRTDVLDAGTAAVIDASFTVRRGEIFVIMGLSGSGKSTIIRMLNGLLTPTDGEVLVQGRSVTEASAAELRDIRRKSVAMVFQHFALLPHRTVIDNAAYALEIQGVPAAERLKRAREILGKVGLDQWADSYPDELSGGMRQRVGLARALTAGSDILLMDEAFSALDPLIRREMQEQLIELQQELGRTIIFITHDLNEAMFLGDRIAVMRDGRIVQQGTPEEILTDPANDYVAQFVQDVDRTRVLTASAVMEPPHATTPISAGVRGALRTLREQQSSAVFAVESRKLIGVVTDRAVIRAVKAGNTDVRGIVDTNVLTVGPDDLLTDIVERAVETPVPLAVVDDKRRLIGVIPRVTLLAALGNVPATTREMPIIQTPIDMVAEFTPLVDQVADAAPAAAGSAREGGDR from the coding sequence GTGTCCGAGATCGCTCTGGAAGCGCATAATCTGTACAAGGTCTTCGGTCGTAATCCGCAGCAGGCGGTCAAGCGGCTGAAGGCCGGAGAGACCCGAACCGACGTGCTCGACGCCGGCACCGCCGCCGTCATCGACGCCAGTTTCACCGTGCGGCGTGGTGAGATCTTCGTCATCATGGGGCTGTCGGGGTCGGGGAAGTCGACGATCATCCGCATGCTCAACGGGCTGCTCACGCCCACGGACGGCGAGGTGCTCGTGCAGGGCCGCAGTGTCACCGAGGCATCCGCCGCCGAGCTGCGCGACATCCGCCGCAAGTCCGTGGCCATGGTGTTCCAGCACTTCGCGCTGCTGCCGCACCGCACGGTCATCGACAACGCCGCCTACGCACTGGAGATCCAGGGGGTCCCCGCCGCGGAGCGACTGAAGCGGGCTCGGGAGATCCTCGGCAAGGTGGGTCTGGACCAGTGGGCCGACTCCTACCCCGACGAGCTGTCCGGTGGGATGCGTCAGCGGGTGGGCCTGGCCCGCGCACTCACCGCCGGCAGCGACATCCTGCTCATGGATGAGGCGTTCAGCGCGCTGGACCCGCTGATCCGCCGCGAGATGCAGGAGCAGCTCATCGAGCTGCAGCAGGAGCTGGGCCGCACGATCATCTTCATCACGCACGACCTCAACGAGGCCATGTTCCTCGGCGACCGCATCGCCGTGATGCGCGACGGGCGCATCGTGCAGCAGGGCACGCCGGAGGAGATCCTCACCGACCCCGCCAATGACTATGTGGCGCAGTTCGTGCAGGACGTGGACCGCACGCGTGTGCTCACCGCGAGCGCCGTCATGGAGCCGCCGCACGCCACCACCCCGATCAGCGCGGGGGTGCGCGGCGCGCTGCGCACCCTCCGCGAGCAGCAGAGCAGCGCGGTGTTCGCCGTCGAGAGCCGCAAGCTCATCGGCGTGGTCACCGACCGGGCCGTCATCCGGGCCGTCAAGGCCGGGAACACCGACGTCCGCGGCATCGTCGACACCAACGTGCTCACCGTCGGGCCCGATGACCTGCTCACCGACATCGTCGAGCGCGCGGTCGAGACCCCCGTGCCGCTGGCCGTCGTCGACGACAAGCGCCGCCTGATCGGCGTGATCCCGCGCGTGACGCTGCTGGCGGCGCTCGGCAACGTGCCGGCGACGACGCGCGAGATGCCCATCATCCAGACGCCGATCGACATGGTGGCCGAGTTCACTCCGCTCGTCGACCAGGTCGCGGACGCCGCTCCGGCCGCCGCCGGCTCCGCACGCGAAGGAGGCGACCGCTGA
- a CDS encoding winged helix-turn-helix domain-containing protein, translated as MAEEESPSTVMMTTAMLKALANPLRRRILASFNRNPHSRAADIAAALGEPANKISFHLRVLADAGLIVESPEHARDGRDRVWTAVEVESLGVAGTGVPAADPVLADAVIRGLVEDHQALLQRVLADMPEYLRGEQTTGRGTFSTSHAVLTPAEFEALLHTIHRAIREAHDAHVKGAEGTRVYDIDILAASDDADPGVGRDPRLDR; from the coding sequence ATGGCTGAGGAGGAGTCGCCGTCGACCGTCATGATGACGACGGCGATGCTCAAGGCGCTGGCGAATCCGCTGCGCCGCCGCATCCTGGCATCCTTCAACCGGAATCCGCACAGCCGCGCCGCCGACATCGCCGCCGCACTCGGGGAACCGGCCAACAAGATCAGCTTCCACCTGCGCGTCCTCGCCGACGCCGGGCTGATCGTCGAGTCGCCCGAGCATGCCCGAGACGGCCGCGACCGGGTCTGGACCGCCGTCGAGGTCGAGTCCCTGGGGGTGGCCGGTACGGGTGTCCCCGCCGCGGACCCCGTGCTCGCCGATGCCGTGATCCGCGGACTCGTCGAGGATCACCAGGCACTGCTGCAGCGGGTCCTCGCGGACATGCCGGAGTACCTCCGCGGCGAGCAGACCACGGGTCGCGGAACCTTCTCCACCAGTCATGCCGTGCTGACCCCCGCGGAGTTCGAGGCTCTGCTGCACACCATCCACCGTGCGATCCGGGAGGCGCACGACGCGCACGTCAAGGGCGCCGAGGGCACCCGCGTCTACGACATCGACATCCTCGCCGCCTCCGACGATGCCGACCCCGGTGTCGGACGCGACCCGCGGCTGGATCGGTAG